From Pseudomonas sp. G2-4:
ACTTCAGGTCGTAGGCCAATTTCGCCTGGGCGACCATTTCGTCCCGGTTGAAATGCCGGCTGACGTGATACCACTCGCGGCGTCCGTCAACAATCTCCCCACGGGCGTGAAACTCCAGCGCGCGGCGGATACCGGGCGTGTTGCGTACTTTGTTGATCAGCGCCTGGCTCATCACCAGCGGCTTGTTGACGAGCGAGTACGGCGACTGGGAGCGGTCGGCGGCCAGGAATCCATAGAAGTCCCGCTCACGGGCCAGATGCTTGTAGAGCGTCAGTGCCTCGGGGTTTTGCGGCTGAGCCAGTTCCAGCGTACGGGCCTGCCAGTAACGCCAACGGTTGGTGCTGGCCAGCGTCTCGGGCAGGCGGCGGGTCAGTTGGTAGGCGTCGTCCCAGCGGGCCAGGCGCAGCAACAGGCGCAAACGCCATTCAGAAACAGTGTCGTCCCGCAGTTCCGGATCGTATTTGGTCATCACGTCCAAGGCGCGACTGTCGAAGCGCTTGGCCAGGGTCAGGCCGATTTCCCGGGCAATCGCGACTTTTTCATCCCGGGAGAAATGCATGGTGCTAGCGTAGCCGTCCAGCAGCGCCATGGCTTTTTCTGGATCCTGGCGCGCCAGGCGGCGCAGGCCGAGGCTGACGATATCGGACATAGGTTCATCGGCGGGGGTGAAGCGCGAAGGCTGGTTGAGCAGTTCGGGCTTCTGCGCCACGTCCACCAGTAATTTGCCACGAGGAGCGAGGGTGGTCAGGCCGCTGGCCAGACTGTTGGCCAACGGGTAATTGCGCGCCTGGGCAGCCAGTTTGGCGCGCTCCCAGCGTTTTTGTTCGGTCAACTGGCCTTGGGAGGCCCACAGGCCGAACAGCGCGTCACACGCTGTCGGCTGGGACTTGCCGGTAAGCCAGAGTTTTTCGGTGTTGGCGTAGCCTTCGGCCTTAAGACCATGGCTGAGCTGGTACTGGGCGTTGAGGCAGTCCAGTTCGGTGAAATTGAGCTTGGGGTCGTAGTACTTGACGAACGTCGCCCAGTCGCCGCGCTCGGCCAACCACCGCAGCCAGCGTAGTTTCATCCAGTTGGCCTGGGGCAGGTCACCGTGTTCGGCGAGGAACTTCTCGATTTCGGCGTTGCTGGCGCTCTTGAGGCGAGCGGTCAGTTCGTCGTAGGCCAGATAGGGCTCCAGAGGATAATCGCGCAAGGCCTGGCTGTAGCGAAAATAGGGGCCGGAATCACCCTTGGCCAAGGCACGCTTGGCCTCATTGTAATACTGACGTTGGGTGGAGATGTCCACCGCCTGAGCGGATTGAACGGCAGTGGCACACACGAAAAGACAAGATAAAACACTAAAAAGGCGACTGCGCATGATACGTCCGGGCAGAAAAAAACATGACAAGCCCAAGGGTTAACCCAGGGTAACTGTCTGTAGCTTAGCCTTTTGCCAGCAACCGGCGAAAGCTTTGCGGGTCCACCGGTGCAAGTTCGCAACATTTGTTGTGCAGAGTGCTTCCTTGGCGAAATTGGCGGACTCTTGAAGCCTCATCTCAGGTAGAATGCGCGCCCGGTTTTTGGAGAAGCTCATGACCCTGCTCAAATTCAGCGATGTGTCCCTTGCTTTCGGCGCTATGCCGTTGTTGGACAAGGTGTCCTGGCAGATCGCCCGTGGTGAGCGGGTGTGCATCATCGGCCGTAACGGCACTGGCAAGTCGAGCATGATGAAGCTGGTCAAGGGCGATCAGAAGCCCGATGACGGCTCGGTCTGGCGCGCACCAGGCCTGAAAATCGGCGAGTTGCCCCAGGAACTGCCGGTGGCCGACGAGCGGACCGTGTTCGACGTGGTTGCCGAAGGCCTGGACGGTGTCGGCGCGCTGCTGGCCGAGTATCACCACCTGAGCCAGAACATCGTCACCGACGCTGACCTGGACAAGTTGATGCACGTGCAGCACGACCTTGAAGCCCGTGATGGCTGGCGGTTGCAGCAACTGGTCGACAGCACCCTGAGCCGCCTGCAACTGCCGGCCGACAAGACCCTCGCCGAGTTGTCCGGCGGCTGGCGTCGTCGCGTCCTGCTGGCCCAGGCCCTGGTGTCCGAGCCGGACCTTTTGCTGCTCGACGAACCGACCAACCACTTGGACATTGGCGCTATCGCCTGGCTTGAAGAGGCCTTGAAGGATTTCCAGGGCGCAGTACTGTTCATCACCCACGACCGTTCTTTCCTGCAGAACCTGGCAACGCGCATCCTCGAACTGGACCGCGGCGGCCTGATCGACTGGAACGGCGACTACGCCAGCTTCCTGGTGCACAAGGAAGCGGCGCTGGCTGCGGAAGAAACCGCTAACGCGCTGTTCGATAAGAAGCTGGCCCAGGAAGAAGTCTGGATTCGCCAGGGCATCAAGGCTCGTCGCACCCGTAACGAAGGCCGCGTGCGGGCGCTCAAGGCCTTGCGCATGGAACGCAGCGAGCGTCGCGAGCGCACCGGCAAGGCCAACATTCAGTTGGATACTGCTGACAAGTCCGGCAAGCAGGTGATGGTTCTTGAAAACGTGAGTTTCGCGCACCCTGGCGGCCCGTTCCTGATCAAGGACTTTTCCATGGTGCTGCAGCGTGGTGATCGCATTGGTCTGTTGGGTGCCAACGGTACCGGCAAGACCACCTTGCTCAAGCTGATGCTCGGCGGCCTGGTGCCGACCAACGGCAAGGTGGAAGAGGGCACGAAGATCGACGTTGCCTACTTCGACCAGTTGCGCCATCAGTTGGACCTGGAAAAGACCGTGATCGACAACGTGGCTGAAGGCCGCGACTTTATCGATATCGATGGTCAGAGCCGCCACGTACTGAGCTATCTGGGCGATTTCCTGTTCAGCCCCCAGCGCGCTCGTACGCCAGTCAAGGCGCTGTCCGGCGGCGAGCGTGCCCGCCTGTTGCTGGCCAAGCTGTTCAGCAAACCGGCGAACCTGCTGGTGCTCGACGAACCGACCAACGACCTGGACGTGGAAACCCTCGAATTGCTGGAAGAGGTGTTGTTGACGTTCAACGGCACCGTGCTGATGGTCAGTCACGACCGGGCATTCCTCGATAACGTGGTCACCAGTACCCTGGTGTTCGAAGGCGAAGGCCTGGTGCGCGAATACGTCGGTGGCTATCAGGACTGGCTGCGCCAGGGCGGTTCGCCGCGTCTACTGGGCGTGACCGAGAGCAAGTCTGGCAAGGCCGACCTGAATTCGGCGGTGGTCAAGGCCGAGCCGGCCCCGGTTGTCGCAGCAGCGGCGCCGGCGAAGAAAAAGCTCAGCTACAAGCTGCAACGCGAACTGGAAGCGCTGCCGGGCGATATCGACGCCAAGGAAAAGCAGATCGCAGCGGTAGAAGCCGAAATGGCCGACGCCGGGTTCTACCAGCGGCCTGCTGCCGAAACTGCCAAGGTCATCGCGCAGTTGGAGCAGTTGCAAGCCGAGCTGGATGCACTGGTTGAGCGCTGGGCTGAACTGGACGCTTGAACCCGCACGCTCACTGAACCTGTGGCGAGGGAGCAAGCTCCCTCGCCACAGGTTCAGTGAGCTCCTTCGGTGAATTAGCTGCGCTTGACCAGGTGCACCGCCAGTACATCGCAAGGCGCGCCATGCAGCACGTCGTTGGCGGTCGAGCCCAGTAGCAACGCCAGGCCATGGCGGCCATGACTGCCGACGACGATCAGGTCACAACCCTGTTCCTTGGCCAAGTGATGGATCTCCTGGCGCGGTTGACCGTAGGTCAGATGGCAGTTCTCCTTTTTCAGGTCCGGGTACTTCACGATCAATCGGTCAAGGCGTTCCTTGGCTTGATCGAATTGCTGTTGCTGCAGCTGGGAAAGGTCCATCGGCACATCACCACCAAAGGCCATGGCCATCGGCTCGACGATATGCACCAGCGACAGCTTGGTGTCTCTGCCGTCGCACAGGGCGCGAGCGCGTTTGACGACGGGATCGCATTCTTCGGTGAGGTCTACGGCGACCAGGACGTTTGTGTAGTACATGGAAAGCACTCCAGAGAATTGCGATACGGTAAGTATGGCTGGTTTCAAGCGCATTGATGGCAGGGTGGCTCAATGGGCTCATCAGAATTCGGGAGTACAGATATGACGGTCTGGATAGTGGTGTCAATCCTGTTAGTGGTGTTAAGCCCTTTGGCATGGTTGCGGCCGTCCCGTGTTCAGAGTGGTCGCATGGCCCTGCGCATGGAGGCGCGACGCCTGGGGCTGGCCATGCAACTGGCGCCGCAGGAGTGGCCACACTGGCTCGGCCAGCAGCCGCCAAACCCCTGTGCCCAGTACCACCGGCCTCGCCGTGGCAAGCAACCGGCCGTGTGGAGTTACTGGCAAACTGCGCCGGGGGTGTGGGTCAACCAGTGGCGGGAAGTCTGCCAGGATGAGTCCCTGCTCAATCATTTCGAAAAATTGCCGGCCAACGTCTACAAAATCGAAGCCGACCGGCAAATGATCGCCTTGTACTGGGGCGAAAAGGGCGAAGCCAGTGTTTTGCAGGACATTACCAATGTGCTGAAGGCGTTGGCCTGAGGCGTAAAAAAGCCCGACAGTCTCATCGGGCGGGTTGGCCAGGCAGGCCGGTAATCAATCTCATGTCAGGGCGTGCGTTCGTAACGTCCTCTGTTCCCGAATATTCAATCGCGCTCCCGACAGCGTAGTCGGCTGGATCCGGTGTGTCTGGAATTAGGGCGATTTTTCTAATTATTGATTCTATGAATAGCTGCTCATGCGGTGCCGTGTTGCGGATCCGTACGGTACGGAAATGACCGTAAAGTCGCGTTCAAGCCCCTGTTTAGGGCGATTGACAATTGTCGGAAATTCCGTGAAGGTGACGTACCCAAATCAAACGGGCGTATGAATTGAGCGTTTGTATTTTCAGAATGCTCCTACAGAACCCGACTATCGCGTTGACGGGTGTGCCTGGCGGATTGGCGTAGCATCGACGGTAACGTCAATGCCGAACCAGCAGCCAGCGTCCAACGTGTACTGTTCAGCTTCCATATCGTGGAGATCAGTTGATGATTTACGAAGGTAAAGCCATCACGGTTAAGGCTCTTGAAAGTGGCATCGTCGAACTGAAGTTCGATCTCAAGGGTGAGTCCGTCAACAAGTTCAACCGTCTAACCCTGAATGAATTGCGTCAGGCAGTGGACACTATCAAGGCAGATGCTTCGATCAAGGGTGTGATCGTCAGCAGCGGCAAGGACGTCTTCATCGTCGGCGCCGACATCACCGAATTCGTCGATAACTTCAAGCTGCCCGATGCCGAACTGATCGCTGGCAACCTCGAAGCCAACCGTATTTTCAGCGACTTCGAAGACCTCAACGTACCGACCGTCGCGGCCATCAACGGTATCGCCCTGGGCGGCGGCCTGGAAATGTGCCTGGCGGCGGACTACCGCGTCATGTCCACCGTCGCCAAGATCGGCCTGCCGGAAGTCAAGCTGGGCATCTACCCAGGCTTCGGCGGTACCGTGCGCCTGCCGCGCCTGATCGGTGCCGACAACGCTATCGAGTGGATTGCCGCCGGCAAGGAAAACCGCGCTGAAGATGCGCTGAAAGTCGGCGCGGTGGATGCCGTGGTCGAGCCTGGCAAACTCCAGGAAGCGGCCCTTGAAATGATCAAGCGCGCCATCAGCGGCGAGTTTGACTACAAGGCCAAGCGTCAGCCGAAGCTGGAGAAGCTCAAGCTCAACGCGATTGAGCAAATGATGGCCTTCGAGACCGCCAAGGGTTTCGTCGCCGGTCAGGCAGGCCCGAACTACCCGGCACCGGTCGAAGCGATCAAGACCATCCAGAAAGCCGCGAACTTCGGTCGCGACAAGGCACTGGAAGTCGAGGCCACCGGCTTCGTCAAGCTGGCCAAGACCTCGGCAGCACAAAGCCTGATCGGTCTGTTCCTCAATGACCAGGAACTGAAGAAAAAGGCCAAGGCCTACGACGAAATCGCCCGTGACGTGAAGCAGGCCGCCGTGCTCGGTGCCGGCATCATGGGTGGCGGTATCGCCTACCAGTCGGCGTCCAAGGGCACGCCGATCCTGATGAAAGACATCAACGAACACGGCATCGAGCAGGGCCTGGCCGAAGCCGCCAAGCTGCTGGTTGGTCGCGTCGATAAAGGTCGCATGACCGCGGCGAAGATGGCCGAAGTGCTCAACGGCATCCGTCCGACCCTGTCCTACGGCGATTTCGGCCATGTCGACCTGGTGGTCGAAGCTGTGGTCGAGAACCCTAAGGTCAAGCAAGCGGTGCTGGCTGAAGTCGAAGATAAGGTCAAAGAGGACACCATCCTCGCCTCGAACACCTCGACCATCTCCATTTCGCTGCTGGCCAAGGCCCTCAAGCGTCCGGAAAACTTCGTCGGCATGCACTTCTTCAACCCGGTGCACATGATGCCGTTGGTGGAAGTGATCCGTGGCGAGAAGTCCAGCGAACTGGCCGTAGCCACCACCGTTGCCTACGCCAAGAAAATGGGCAAGAACCCAATTGTCGTCAACGACTGCCCGGGCTTTTTGGTCAACCGTGTGCTGTTCCCATACTTCGGCGGTTTCGCCAAGCTGGTCAGCGCTGGCGTCGACTTCGTGCGCATCGACAAGATCATGGAAAAATTCGGCTGGCCGATGGGCCCGGCGTACCTGATGGACGTGGTCGGCATCGACACCGGCCACCACGGTCGCGACGTCATGGCTGAAGGCTTCCCGGACCGCATGAAAGACGACCGCCGTTCGGCTGTCGACGTGCTCTACGAAGCCAAGCGCCTGGGCCAGAAGAACGGCAAGGGCTTCTACGCCTACGAGACCGACAAACGCGGCAAGCAGAAGAAAGTCGCCGATTCGTCGGTGCTGGAAGTGCTCAAGCCGATCGTCTACGAACAGCGCGAAGTCACCGACGAGGACATCATCAACTGGATGATGATCCCACTGTGCCTCGAGACCGTGCGTTGCCTGGAAGACGGCATTGTCGAAACCGCCGCCGAAGCCGACATGGGTCTGGTCTACGGTATCGGTTTCCCTCCATTCCGTGGCGGTGCGCTGCGCTACATCGATTCGATCGGTGTGGCCGAGTTCGTTGCCCTGGCTGACCAGTACGCTGATTTGGGCGCGCTGTACCACCCGACCGCGAAGCTGCGTGAAATGGCCAAGAACGGCCAGAGCTTCTTCGGTTAAGCGCCCAACGACTAGAGCGAGAGAACATTTATGAGCTTGAATCCTAGAGACGTCGTGATTGTCGACTTCGGTCGTACGCCGATGGGCCGCTCCAAGGGCGGCATGCACCGCAACACCCGCGCCGAAGACATGTCGGCGCACCTGATCAGCAAGCTGCTGGAACGCAACGTCAAGGTCGACCCAAACGAAGTCGAGGACGTGATCTGGGGCTGTGTGAACCAGACCCTGGAGCAGGGCTGGAACATCGCCCGCATGGCCTCGCTGATGACCCAGATTCCCCACACGGCGGCCGGCCAGACCGTCAGCCGCCTGTGCGGTTCGTCCATGAGCGCGCTGCACACCGCCGCCCAGGCGATCATGACTGGCAACGGTGACGTGTTTGTCGTCGGCGGTGTCGAGCACATGGGCCACGTGAGCATGATGCACGGTGTCGATCCGAACCCGCACATGTCGCTGTACGCGGCGAAAGCCTCGGGCATGATGGGCCTGACCGCGGAAATGCTCGGCAAAATGCACGGCATCACCCGCGAACAGCAGGACGCCTTCGGCGTGCGCTCCCACCAGCTCGCCCACAAGGCGACCGTGGAGGGTAAGTTCAAGGATGAGATCATCCCGATGCAGGGCTACGACGAGAACGGCTTCCTGAAGCTGTTCGACTACGACGAAACCATTCGTCCGGAAACCACCCTGGAAAGCCTGGCGGCCCTCAAGCCGGCCTTCAATCCGAAGGGCGGCACCGTGACAGCCGGGACTTCGTCGCAGATCACCGACGGTGCCTCGTGCATGATCGTGATGTCGGCCCAGCGTGCCCAGGACCTGGGCATCCAGCCGATGGCGGTGATTCGTTCGATGGCGGTGGCGGGTGTGGACCCGGCGATCATGGGCTATGGTCCAGTACCGGCCACGCAGAAAGCCTTGAAGCGTGCAGGCCTGAGCATTTCCGATATCGACTTCTTCGAGCTCAACGAAGCTTTCGCCGCACAGGCCCTGCCCGTGCTGAAAGATTTGAAAGTGCTCGACAAGATGAACGAGAAGGTTAACCTGCACGGCGGCGCGATCGCCCTGGGTCACCCGTTCGGTTGCTCCGGTGCGCGTATCTCTGGCACCCTGCTCAACGTCATGAAGCAGAACGGCGGCACTTTTGGGGTGTCCACCATGTGCATTGGTCTCGGCCAAGGCATCGCCACTGTCTTCGAACGCGTCTAAGCGTTACGTCGATGGAAGCCGGGGCCAAGTGCCCCGGTTTTTGTTTTTCTGGGTTTAGTAAGAAAAATTTTGTTTTTATTTTGGAAAGATTTCAGTGAGGGCCAAAGCATGCCGATACAACCTGGGCTCTACCAACATTACAAAGGTCCGCAGTACCGTGTATTCAGCATTGCACGGCACTCCGAGACCGAGGAAGAAGTGGTCTTCTATCAAGCCCTGTATGGCGATTACGGCTTTTGGGTGCGTCCCTTGAGCATGTTCGAGGAGTCCGTCGAGGTTGACGGAGAACAGGTGCCACGCTTTGCTTTGGTGCAGGCCGAGGAGAGCATTTTTTCCAAGCCTTGAGGCCAACATGCGGGTAACCCTGCGCTTGACCTCACCCTGCAGCCACTATATATAGCGGTGCCGCGTCAGGCGCCAACCGCCTTTCACTTTTTAGAATTCAGGAATTTTCTGATCCATGGGCAAATCGCTGGTCATTGTGGAATCCCCGGCTAAGGCCAAGACCATCAACAAGTATCTGGGCAACCAATACGTGGTGAAGTCGAGTATCGGCCATATCCGAGACCTGCCCACCAGCGGTTCGGCTAGCGCCAGCAAGGAGCCAGCCGCCAAGCGCGGCAAGGCTGCTGCCGGTGAAGCGCCGGCGCTGTCGCCGAAAGACAAGGCGCGCAAGCAGCTGGTCTCACGCATGGGGGTCGATCCGGAACACGGCTGGAAGGCCAAGTACGAGATCCTTCCAGGCAAGGAAAAGGTCATCGAAGAGCTGCGCCGGCTCGCCAAGGATGCCGACACCATCTATCTCGCGACGGACTTGGACCGCGAAGGGGAAGCCATTGCCTGGCACCTGCGCGAAGCCATTGGTGGGGATGACAGCCGCTACAAGCGCGTGGTGTTCAACGAAATCACCAAAAAGGCCATCCAGGAAGCCTTTTCCCAACCAGGCGAGCTGGACATCGATCGGGTCAACGCCCAACAGGCGCGTCGTTTCCTTGACCGCGTGGTGGGCTACATGGTCTCGCCACTGCTGTGGGCCAAGATCGCCCGCGGCCTGTCGGCTGGTCGTGTGCAGTCGGTTGCGGTGAAGTTGGTGGTGGAGCGTGAGCGGGAGATCCGCGCGTTCATCCCTGAAGAGTACTGGGAAGTCCACGCCGACCTCGGCACCGCGAAGGGCGCCACCGTGCGCTTCGACGTGGCCCGGGAGAAGGGCGAGGCCTTCAAGCCGCTCAACGAAGCCCAGGCCATGGCCGCGCTGGAGAAGCTCAAGGCTTCCAGCTACAGCATCGTCAAGCGCGAAGATAAACCGACCAGCAGCAAACCGTCGGCGCCGTTCATTACTTCTACCTTGCAACAGGCTGCGAGCAACCGCCTGGGCTTTGGCGTGAAGAAAACCATGATGATGGCCCAGCGTCTGTACGAAGCCGGCTACATCACTTATATGCGTACCGACTCGACCAATCTCTCGGTCGATGCCGTGGCGATGGCGCGCAGTTATATAGAAAGCGAGTTCGGCAAGAAATACCTGCCGGAAACGCCGAACGTCTACAGCAGTAAAGCCGGCGCGCAAGAGGCGCACGAAGCGATTCGTCCGTCCGACGCCAACACCGAGCCAAGTAAATTGTCTGGCATGGAGCGCGATGCCGAGCGTCTCTATGAACTGATCTGGCGCCAGTTCCTGGCTTGCCAGATGCTGCCGGCGCAATACCTGTCGACCACGGTCAGCGTCGGTGCCGGCGACTTCGAGCTGCGTGCCAAGGGCCGCATCCTGAAGTTCGACGGCTACACTCGCGTCATGCCGCAAATCACTAAGCCTGGGGACGACGACGTCCTGCCGGACATGGCCCAGGGCGACGTGATGAAGCTGATCAAGCTTGATCCGACGCAGCACTTCACCAAGCCGCCGGCTCGTTATTCGGAAGCCAGCCTGGTCAAGGAAATGGAAAAGCGTGGCATCGGTCGTCCTTCGACCTACGCGGCGATCATTTCCACCATCCAGGATCGCGGCTACGTGGCGCTGCACAACCGTCGGTTCTATTCGGAAAAGATGGGTGACATTGTTACCGAGCGTTTGTCCGAGAGCTTCTCGAACCTGATGGACTACGGCTTCACCGCCGGTATGGAAGAGAACCTCGACGATGTGGCCCAGGGTGAGCGGGACTGGAAAAACGTCCTCGACGAGTTCTACGGCGACTTCAAGAAAAAACTCGAAGTGGCCGAAAGCCCGGACAACGGCATGCGGGCCAACCAGCCGGTCATGACCGACATTCCGTGCTTGACCTGCGGGCGTCCAATGCAGATCCGTACCGCCTCGACCGGTGTATTCCTCGGTTGCTCGGGCTACAGCCTGCCACCCAAGGAGCGCTGCAAGGCGACGGTCAACCTGGTGCCCGGCGATGAAATCGCAGCCGACGACGAGGGCGAATCGGAATCCCTGGTTTTGCGCGGCAAGCATCGCTGCCCGATCTGCAGCACGGCGATGGATGCTTACCTGTTGGATGAAAAGCGCAAGCTGCACATCTGCGGTAACAACCCAGATTGTGCCGGTTACGAGATCGAAGAGGGCACCTACCGCATCAAGGGCTATGAAGGCCCGAGCCTGGAATGCGACAAGTGTGGCAGCGAGATGCAGCTCAAGACCGGTCGTTTCGGCAAGTTCTTCGGTTGCACCAATCCAACCTGCAAGAACACCCGCAAACTGCTCAAGAGCGGTGATGCGGCGCCGCCGAAGATGGATCCGGTGAAGATGCCGGAGCTCAAGTGCGAGAAGGTCAATGACACCTACATCTTGCGCGACGGTGCGTCTGGCCTGTTCCTGGCGGCCAGTCAGTTCCCGAAAAACCGCGAGACCCGTGCACCATTGGTGATGGAAATCCTTCCGCATAAGAGCGAGATCGATCCGAAGTACCATTTCCTCTGTGAGGCACCGCAAAAAGACCCGGAAGGTCGCCCAGCGGTGATTCGCTACAGCCGCAAGACCAAGGAGCAGTACGTGCAGACCGAAGTCGACGGCAAGCCTACCGGCTGGAAGGCGTACTACGATGGCGGTAAATGGACGGTCGAGGACAAGCGCTGATCGCCAGGGCTTGTCTGGAGGGCGGGGTTGAGGCTCTTGTGGCGAGGGAGCTTGCTCCCGCTGGCGGCGCAGCCGCCCTCTACAATCGCTAAATCCGCATAGACCTAACAAAAGGCCGCATGACAACCCAAGGGTTTTCATGCGGCCTTTTTGTTTTTGGCTTGCAGTGGCCTCGGTTGATCCACGACACTGTCGCCCTTGCGTGAAGCTTTTATTTCGTTGGGGAGAATGCCGTCATGGCCCACGAACTCTACACCCGCACCAATCAGAAAATCTATTTCGCCGGCCTGTCGCTCGAAGCGCTCGCCAGGGCGGAGGATGGGCGTGCGATGAATTCCCCGGCGCTGATCCAGGCAGGGCGCGAATCAGCGCTGTTTCATCTGTACGGTGCGTTGTTGGGGCTGTGCCATGAAATTGCGGGCTTCTATCGTCTGCCACAAGCGAATGCGCCACGGGCCGAGCTGCTGTTGACCCGCGAAGTGCTGGATACCATTGCCATTCCTGAGTTGGCCGAGATGGTCGAACTGGCCCACAACCCGGAAACCTGGCTGGCCCAGTTGCTGGCAGCCCACGCGGCGCTGTTCCAACCGCCACGGGCTCCTCGAAAGCCTAAGGGCGACGTGACTCAACCGTTGATCGTTGCGGTCAACCTGGATGAGCAAGACCCCGAGCAGGAGCTGAGCCAGGAAGAGCTGGAGAGCTGGCGTCAGAACCTGAAAAGTCTGGCGATTCGCTTTCGCGAAGGTTTGAACGAGTGCTGAATTTTCCTTCAGTCCGGTCTGTTTGTTGATAACGCTTGGTCAAGATCCCGAGCGAAGCCTGGCCGATGACTATATAATCCTCGCCTTTCGTGGAGAACAGACTTTTATGCCTACGTCCTTTCTAGAAATTGTCGAACTTCCTGATGGCCGCATCGAGCTGCGCAGGGCTGAGGACGAAGGTTCTCTGGTTACCCTGAACTTCTCCGAAGATGCCAAGGTATTCCTCCAGGGCCAACACGTCGAAGTCGCGAAGGCGATGCTGAGCGTGGGCGTTCAGATGGCGGGTCGCCTGGTTGAAGGCGAATTCAACAAGGAAGAGGGGCCGCGGGTTCTTCATTGATTCCGTCTGTCGCTTTTTTGGAAGATAGTGTGAATGGCCGGCTTCTCTGCCCTGGAGAAGCCCTGCGTTTTTAGCCCAATCGAATATTCAGGCTTTGTGCGTCCCCGGTGCGAGCGGCGCTGATCAATTGTTGCCGTGCGGTCGCGGTTAACGGATTGAGCCAGCTGACCACCGTATGACTGCGGCCCAGACGCAAGGCTTCACAAGTCAGTTGTTGGGCGCTTTGGCTGCCCCGTGGTTGCAGCAGCAGGATGCGCTCACGGTTCAGGCCGGCGTCCCGCAGCCAGGCCTGGGTAACGCTGGCCGGCGGTGCGATCAGGGTCAACCAGCGAGCGTCCTGGTCCTGGCTGAGCTCTCGCAGAATCGGCGCCAGCAGGTTCAGGCAGTTCCCGGCCGCACCACGTAACGACAGTTCACTGAACGCCTCGGGTTCGATGCCCCAGGGTGACTCGATCACTTCTTTCAGGACAGGAGCCAGCGGTTGGGCCATAAACGCCTCGAACAGCGGAAGTTGCGTGTGCTGTGGTGTGTGTGGGAACTGCATAAAGCCTCCTTTAGCGGCGAATGACGCCAACGCTCAAGCCTTCGATGACCAGGTCCTGATCTTTCAGGTTCACTTCAATGGGGGCGAACT
This genomic window contains:
- a CDS encoding transglycosylase SLT domain-containing protein, whose amino-acid sequence is MRSRLFSVLSCLFVCATAVQSAQAVDISTQRQYYNEAKRALAKGDSGPYFRYSQALRDYPLEPYLAYDELTARLKSASNAEIEKFLAEHGDLPQANWMKLRWLRWLAERGDWATFVKYYDPKLNFTELDCLNAQYQLSHGLKAEGYANTEKLWLTGKSQPTACDALFGLWASQGQLTEQKRWERAKLAAQARNYPLANSLASGLTTLAPRGKLLVDVAQKPELLNQPSRFTPADEPMSDIVSLGLRRLARQDPEKAMALLDGYASTMHFSRDEKVAIAREIGLTLAKRFDSRALDVMTKYDPELRDDTVSEWRLRLLLRLARWDDAYQLTRRLPETLASTNRWRYWQARTLELAQPQNPEALTLYKHLARERDFYGFLAADRSQSPYSLVNKPLVMSQALINKVRNTPGIRRALEFHARGEIVDGRREWYHVSRHFNRDEMVAQAKLAYDLKWYFPAIRTISQAKYWDDLDIRFPMAHRDTLVREAKVRGLHSSWVFAITRQESAFMDDARSGVGATGLMQLMPGTAKETARKFSIPLASPQQVLNPDKNIQLGAAYLSQVHSQFNGNRVLASAAYNAGPGRVRQWLRGADHLSFDVWVESIPFDETRQYVQNVLSYSVIYGQKLNSPQPLVDWHERYFDDQ
- the fadB gene encoding fatty acid oxidation complex subunit alpha FadB; this encodes MIYEGKAITVKALESGIVELKFDLKGESVNKFNRLTLNELRQAVDTIKADASIKGVIVSSGKDVFIVGADITEFVDNFKLPDAELIAGNLEANRIFSDFEDLNVPTVAAINGIALGGGLEMCLAADYRVMSTVAKIGLPEVKLGIYPGFGGTVRLPRLIGADNAIEWIAAGKENRAEDALKVGAVDAVVEPGKLQEAALEMIKRAISGEFDYKAKRQPKLEKLKLNAIEQMMAFETAKGFVAGQAGPNYPAPVEAIKTIQKAANFGRDKALEVEATGFVKLAKTSAAQSLIGLFLNDQELKKKAKAYDEIARDVKQAAVLGAGIMGGGIAYQSASKGTPILMKDINEHGIEQGLAEAAKLLVGRVDKGRMTAAKMAEVLNGIRPTLSYGDFGHVDLVVEAVVENPKVKQAVLAEVEDKVKEDTILASNTSTISISLLAKALKRPENFVGMHFFNPVHMMPLVEVIRGEKSSELAVATTVAYAKKMGKNPIVVNDCPGFLVNRVLFPYFGGFAKLVSAGVDFVRIDKIMEKFGWPMGPAYLMDVVGIDTGHHGRDVMAEGFPDRMKDDRRSAVDVLYEAKRLGQKNGKGFYAYETDKRGKQKKVADSSVLEVLKPIVYEQREVTDEDIINWMMIPLCLETVRCLEDGIVETAAEADMGLVYGIGFPPFRGGALRYIDSIGVAEFVALADQYADLGALYHPTAKLREMAKNGQSFFG
- the fadA gene encoding acetyl-CoA C-acyltransferase FadA — translated: MSLNPRDVVIVDFGRTPMGRSKGGMHRNTRAEDMSAHLISKLLERNVKVDPNEVEDVIWGCVNQTLEQGWNIARMASLMTQIPHTAAGQTVSRLCGSSMSALHTAAQAIMTGNGDVFVVGGVEHMGHVSMMHGVDPNPHMSLYAAKASGMMGLTAEMLGKMHGITREQQDAFGVRSHQLAHKATVEGKFKDEIIPMQGYDENGFLKLFDYDETIRPETTLESLAALKPAFNPKGGTVTAGTSSQITDGASCMIVMSAQRAQDLGIQPMAVIRSMAVAGVDPAIMGYGPVPATQKALKRAGLSISDIDFFELNEAFAAQALPVLKDLKVLDKMNEKVNLHGGAIALGHPFGCSGARISGTLLNVMKQNGGTFGVSTMCIGLGQGIATVFERV
- a CDS encoding ATP-binding cassette domain-containing protein, which translates into the protein MTLLKFSDVSLAFGAMPLLDKVSWQIARGERVCIIGRNGTGKSSMMKLVKGDQKPDDGSVWRAPGLKIGELPQELPVADERTVFDVVAEGLDGVGALLAEYHHLSQNIVTDADLDKLMHVQHDLEARDGWRLQQLVDSTLSRLQLPADKTLAELSGGWRRRVLLAQALVSEPDLLLLDEPTNHLDIGAIAWLEEALKDFQGAVLFITHDRSFLQNLATRILELDRGGLIDWNGDYASFLVHKEAALAAEETANALFDKKLAQEEVWIRQGIKARRTRNEGRVRALKALRMERSERRERTGKANIQLDTADKSGKQVMVLENVSFAHPGGPFLIKDFSMVLQRGDRIGLLGANGTGKTTLLKLMLGGLVPTNGKVEEGTKIDVAYFDQLRHQLDLEKTVIDNVAEGRDFIDIDGQSRHVLSYLGDFLFSPQRARTPVKALSGGERARLLLAKLFSKPANLLVLDEPTNDLDVETLELLEEVLLTFNGTVLMVSHDRAFLDNVVTSTLVFEGEGLVREYVGGYQDWLRQGGSPRLLGVTESKSGKADLNSAVVKAEPAPVVAAAAPAKKKLSYKLQRELEALPGDIDAKEKQIAAVEAEMADAGFYQRPAAETAKVIAQLEQLQAELDALVERWAELDA
- a CDS encoding universal stress protein — encoded protein: MYYTNVLVAVDLTEECDPVVKRARALCDGRDTKLSLVHIVEPMAMAFGGDVPMDLSQLQQQQFDQAKERLDRLIVKYPDLKKENCHLTYGQPRQEIHHLAKEQGCDLIVVGSHGRHGLALLLGSTANDVLHGAPCDVLAVHLVKRS